One genomic region from Tripterygium wilfordii isolate XIE 37 chromosome 20, ASM1340144v1, whole genome shotgun sequence encodes:
- the LOC119986423 gene encoding mitogen-activated protein kinase kinase 9-like, with protein sequence MALVRERRQINLRLPLPEPSERHPRFPLPLPPSVSSLSAPNSSSSATVIPITDLEKLNVLGHGNGGTVYKVQHKRTSEIYALKLVHGDSEPTVRRQVFREMEILRRTDSPHIVRCDGIYEMPSGDIAILMEYMDLGTLDTLLQRNGTFTESALADVARQVLSGLSYLHSHKIIHRDIKPSNLLVNNKMEVKISDFGVSKIMCRTLDACNSYVGTCAYMSPERFDPDAYGGNYNGYAGDIWSLGLTLFELYVGHFPFLPPGQRPDWATLMCAICFADPPSLPETASEEFRSFVECCLQKESSKRWTVAQLLSHPFVCKDPCL encoded by the coding sequence ATGGCTCTGGTCCGCGAGCGCCGGCAAATTAATCTCCGACTCCCCCTCCCGGAACCCTCTGAGCGCCACCCTCGCTTCCCGTTACCCCTACCACCATCTGTTTCCTCCTTATCCGCCCCGAATTCATCCTCCTCGGCCACAGTAATCCCCATCACAGACCTAGAAAAACTCAACGTCCTCGGCCACGGAAACGGCGGCACCGTCTACAAAGTCCAACACAAGAGAACCTCCGAGATCTACGCTTTAAAGCTCGTTCACGGAGACTCCGAACCCACAGTCCGTCGCCAGGTCTTCCGGGAGATGGAAATTCTCCGACGCACAGACTCTCCACATATCGTTCGATGCGATGGAATCTACGAGATGCCCTCCGGAGACATAGCGATACTTATGGAGTACATGGATTTAGGTACACTTGATACTCTGCTTCAACGGAACGGGACCTTCACTGAGTCCGCACTCGCCGATGTGGCGCGTCAGGTGCTGAGTGGACTCAGTTACTTACACAGTCACAAAATCATTCACCGTGACATCAAACCCTCAAATCTTTTGGTGAATAATAAGATGGAAGTAAAGATTTCCGATTTCGGAGTGAGTAAAATCATGTGCCGGACATTAGACGCCTGTAATTCATACGTCGGTACTTGTGCTTACATGAGCCCGGAAAGATTCGACCCGGATGCGTATGGAGGGAACTATAACGGTTACGCCGGGGATATATGGAGCTTGGGTTTGACTCTGTTTGAGCTCTACGTGGGTCACTTCCCGTTTCTGCCTCCGGGTCAGAGACCCGACTGGGCGACCCTGATGTGCGCGATTTGTTTCGCGGATCCACCGAGCCTGCCCGAGACTGCGTCGGAGGAGTTCCGGAGCTTTGTGGAGTGTTGCTTGCAGAAAGAGTCGAGTAAGAGGTGGACGGTGGCTCAGCTGTTATCGCATCCGTTTGTGTGTAAAGATCCATGTCTGTAA